From a single Ornithorhynchus anatinus isolate Pmale09 chromosome 4, mOrnAna1.pri.v4, whole genome shotgun sequence genomic region:
- the LOXL3 gene encoding LOW QUALITY PROTEIN: lysyl oxidase homolog 3 (The sequence of the model RefSeq protein was modified relative to this genomic sequence to represent the inferred CDS: inserted 3 bases in 2 codons; deleted 3 bases in 3 codons): MRQGRGWGLFAVLYGLCLWARAARPSPRPPAPGPAPPPTPGPPGPRVRLAGFPRKRHEGRVEVLHAGEWGTVCDDDFTLDTAHVFCRHLGFVAATGWTHSAKYGKGTGRIWLDNVNCGGGEKSVADCQSRGWGNSDCTHEEDAGVICKDERIPGFSDSNVIEAEQRVQVEEVRLRAAVGGAGRQRLPVTEGLVEVKLRGRWARVCDLGWTPQNSRVVCGMLGFPAERKVNYNFYRLLAERQRHTFGLHEVACLGTEVHLSLCPFEFSKANGTGQCPGGAPAVVGCVLGPLYAAAHAQKKKQQPRRGESRLRLKGGSRPGEGRVEALRAGKWGTVCDHKWDLQAASVLCRELGFGSAREALSGARMGQGMGPIHLTDVRCGGRETSLWSCSYRNITADDCSHSEDAGVRCNVPYAGADATIRLSGGRSRFEGRVEVRVGGPGAGPPRWGLICGDGWGTPEATVACRQLGLGYANHGLQETWYWDSSNVSEMVFSGVRCAGHELTLGQCPRHKAGVSCERTGPRFAAGVICSETASDLVLHAGLVQETAYVEDRPLHMLYCAAEENCLSASARGANWPYGHRRLLRFSSQIHNLGRPXLPAKAGRHSWVWHECHGHYHSMDVFTHYDILTPNGSKVAEGHKASFCLRDTECQEDVSKRYECANFGXQGITVGCWDLYRHDIDCQWIDITDVKPGDYILQVVINPNFEVAESDFSNNAMKCNCKYDGHRIWVHDCHTGDAFGEEANRRFERYPGQMNNQIV; encoded by the exons ATGAGGCAGGGACGGGGCTGGGGTCTCTTCGCCGTGCTGTACGGCCTGTGCCTGTGGGCTcgggcggcccggccctccccgcggcccccggcccccggcccggccccgcctccgacccccgggcccccggggccgcgCGTCCGCCTGGCGGGCTTCCCGCGGAAGCGCCACGAGGGCCGGGTGGAGGTGCTGCACGCGGGCGAGTGGGGCACCGTCTGCGACGACGACTTCACCCTGGACACCGCCCACGTGTTCTGCCGTCACCTCGGCTTCGTGGCCGCCACCGGCTGGACCCACAGCGCCAAGTACGGGAAAGGCACCG GCCGCATCTGGCTGGACAACGTGAACTGCGGCGGCGGTGAGAAGAGCGTCGCCGACTGCCAGTCTCGGGGGTGGGGCAACAGCGACTGCACCCACGAGGAGGACGCCGGGGTCATCTGCAAGGACGAGCGCATCCCGGGCTTCTCCGACTCCAACGTCATCGAG GCGGAGCAGCGGGTCCAGGTGGAAGAGGTGCGTCTCCGCGCCGCCGTCGGGGGAGCCGGCCGCCAGCGGCTGCCCGTCACCGAGGGGCTCGTCGAGGTCAAGCTGCGGGGCCGCTGGGCGCGGGTGTGCGACCTGGGCTGGACCCCCCAGAACAGCCGCGTCGTCTGCGGGATGCTGGGCTTCCCGGCCGAGCGCAAAGTCAACTACAACTTCTACAG GCTGTTGGCGGAGCGGCAGCGACACACCTTCGGGCTGCACGAGGTGGCGTGCCTGGGCACGGAGGtgcacctctccctctgccccttcgaGTTCTCCAAGGCCAACGGCACCGGTCAGTGCCCGGGAGGGGCCCCGGCCGTGGTCGGCTGCGTGCTGGGGCCCCTCTACGCCGCCGCCCACGCCCAGAAGAAGAAACAGCAGCCACGGCGGGGAGAG TCGCGGCTGCGTCTGAAAGGCGGGTCCCGGCCCGGCGAGGGCAGAGTGGAGGCCCTGCGGGCGGGCAAGTGGGGCACCGTGTGCGACCACAAGTGGGACCTGCAGGCGGCCAGCGTGCTCTGCCGGGAGCTCGGCTTCGGGAGCGCCAGGGAGGCCCTGAGCGGTGCCCGCATGGGGCAAg GCATGGGCCCCATCCACCTGACGGACGTGCGCTGCGGGGGCCGGGAGACGTCCCTGTGGAGCTGCTCCTACCGCAACATCACGGCCGACGACTGCTCCCACAGCGAGGACGCCGGGGTCCGCTGCAACGTCCCCTACGCCGGCGCCGACGCCACG ATCCGCCTGAGCGGGGGCCGCAGCCGGTTCGAGGGCCGGGTGGAGGTCCGggtcggggggcccggggccggtcccCCGAGGTGGGGGCTGATCTGCGGGGACGGCTGGGGCACCCCGGAGGCCACGGTGGCCTGCCGGCAGCTGGGCCTGGGCTACGCCAACCACGGCCTGCAG GAGACCTGGTACTGGGACTCGAGCAACGTCAGCGAGATGGTCTTCAGCGGGGTGCGCTGCGCCGGCCACGAGCTGACGCTGGGGCAGTGCCCGCGGCACAAGGCCGGCGTCTCCTGCGAGAGGACCGGCCCCCGTTTCGCCGCCGGCGTCATCTGCTCTGAGA CGGCGTCGGACCTGGTGCTGCACGCGGGCCTGGTGCAGGAGACGGCCTACGTGGAGGACCGGCCCCTGCACATGCTCTACTGCGCCGCCGAGGAGAACTGCCTCTCGGCG TCGGCCCGCGGCGCCAACTGGCCCTACGGGCACCGCCGCCTGCTACGCTTCTCCTCCCAGATCCACAACCTCGGGCGGCC ACTTCCGGCCAAGGCCGGCCGCCACTCCTGGGTCTGGCACGAGTGTCACGG CCACTACCACAGCATGGACGTG TTCACCCACTACGACATCCTGACCCCCAACGGCAGCAAGGTGGCCGAGGGCCACAAGGCCAGT TTCTGCCTGAGGGACACCGAGTGTCAGGAGG ACGTCTCCAAACGCTACGAGTGCGCCAACTTCG AGCAGGGCATCACCGTGGGCTGCTGGGACCTGTACCGCCACGACATCGACTGCCAGTGGATCGACATCACCGACGTGAAGCCGGGCGACTACATCCTGCAg gTGGTCATCAACCCTAACTTCGAAGTGGCCGAGAGCGACTTCAGCAACAACGCCATGAAGTGCAACTGCAAATACGACGGTCACCGCATCTGGGTGCACGACTGTCACACAG GCGATGCCTTCGGCGAGGAGGCCAACAGGCGCTTCGAACGCTACCCGGGCCAGATGAACAACCAGATCGTATaa
- the DOK1 gene encoding LOW QUALITY PROTEIN: docking protein 1 (The sequence of the model RefSeq protein was modified relative to this genomic sequence to represent the inferred CDS: inserted 1 base in 1 codon) translates to MDEAALEGPLFVHGQSHRFGAKKWKKTWSVLYPSGRHGVARLEFFDGKGPGGAERPGSRRLDRKVIRLADCVGVAPAVLDGVPRPGTAAFRLDTARRSYLFAAEREASAAWVQTLRRIAFPDGPSPGSADGGPGPAAALEMLENSLYCSREEASEFWVTVQRTEAAERCGLRGPYLLRTEERGLSLAEPRAREPLFTWPYTLLRRYGRDRVMFSFEAGRRCSSGPGNFTFETEQGDRIFRAVESAIRRQRPGGGAAAAXGSLEGGSPPPRPRPAGGRPRGPGGDGPPAGLYAEPLDALRAVPAPARDPLYSDPVDSRERGRAGGRRKDPRPFRGLYEHVRQRLADASLGGPAEPVYTEPGGPAAPAPPALYAEAEDPREAWRCRARPRDSGYEFPYDPAVDDYAVPPFCASAPRGPKPLPAPK, encoded by the exons atggacgaGGCCGCCCTGGAGGGCCCCCTCTTCGTGCACGGCCAGAGTCACCGCTTCGGGGCCAAg AAGTGGAAGAAGACGTGGTCGGTCCTCTACCCGTCCGGCCGGCACGGAGTGGCCCGCCTGGAGTTCTTCGACGGCaaggggcccggcggggccgagCGCCCGGGTTCCCGGCGCCTGGACCGCAAGGTCATCCGCCTGGCCGACTGCGTCGGCGTCGCCCCCGCGGTCCTGGACGGCGTCCCCCGGCCCGGCACGGCGGCCTTCCGCCTCGACACCGCCCGCCGCTCCTACCTCTTCGCCGCCGAGCGCGAGGCCAGCGCCGCCTGGGTCCAGACGCTCCGCCGCATCGCCTTCCCG GAcggcccgagcccgggctccgcgGACGGCGgtccgggcccggcggcggcccTGGAGATGCTGGAGAATTCCCTCTACTGCTCCAGGGAAGAAG CGTCGGAGTTCTGGGTGACGGTGCAGAGGACGGAGGCGGCCGAGCGCTGCGGGCTCCGGGGCCCCTACCTGCTGCGGACGGAGGAGCGGGGGCTGAGCCTGgccgagccccgggcccgggagcccctcTTCACCTGGCCCTACACGCTGCTGAGGCGCTACGGCCGCGATCGG gtgatGTTTTCCTTCGAGGCCGGCCGGCGCTGCTCCTCGGGCCCCGGGAACTTCACGTTCGAGACGGAGCAGGGCGACCGGATCTTCCGGGCGGTGGAGTCGGCCATCCGCCGCCagaggcccgggggcggggccgccgcag CCGGCTCCCTGGAGggcgggagccccccgccccgcccccgcccggcgggCGGCCGACCGCGCGGCCCCGGGGGCGACGGGCCGCCCGCCGGCCTCTACGCCGAGCCCCTGGACGCGCTGCGGgccgtccccgccccggcccgcgacCCCCTGTACTCGGACCCCGTGGACagccgggagcggggccgggccgggggccggcggaagGACCCCCGGCCCTTCCGGGGCCTGTACGAGCACGTCCGGCAGCGGCTCGCGGACGCGTCGCTGGGCGGGCCGGCCGAGCCCGTCTACACCGAGCccgggggccccgccgcccccgcgccccccgccctctACGCCGAGGCCGAAGACCCCCGGGAGGCCTGGCGCTGCCGGGCCCGGCCGCGGGACTCCGGCTACGAGTTCCCCTACGACCCCGCCGTCGACGACTACGCCGTCCCGCCCTTCTGCGCCTCGGCCCCCCGCGGCCccaagcccctccccgcccccaag